A part of Acidimicrobiales bacterium genomic DNA contains:
- the carA gene encoding glutamine-hydrolyzing carbamoyl-phosphate synthase small subunit: protein MRDALLVLADGATFEGEAVGAEGPTSGEVVFNTVLSGYQEVITDPSYAGQIITFTYPHIGNYGVTPDDDESRRVFCRGVVVRELARRQSSWRATGDLDTALRAWGVPGIAGVDTRRLTRHIREAGAMPAAFGPLGEGGTDPESLLAAARAEPGTDGVDLVATVTCDAPYTVGDGPWRVVAYDFGIKTTILRHLAEIATVEVVPASTPAADVLARRPHGVFLSNGPGDPAAVVGAVDHIGGLLGEVPVFGICLGHQLLATALGGSTYKLTFGHHGGNHPVRRLATGRVEITSQNHNYAVAEGSLTDADVTHVNLNDGVIEGIRCRELPAFGVQYHPEAGPGPHDARYLFEEFRLLMESFGTR, encoded by the coding sequence GTGCGCGACGCCCTGCTCGTGCTGGCCGACGGCGCCACCTTCGAGGGCGAGGCCGTCGGCGCCGAGGGCCCGACCAGCGGCGAGGTCGTCTTCAACACGGTCCTGTCCGGCTACCAGGAGGTGATCACCGACCCCTCCTACGCCGGGCAGATCATCACGTTCACCTACCCGCACATCGGTAACTACGGCGTGACGCCTGACGACGACGAGAGCCGGCGGGTCTTCTGCCGGGGCGTGGTCGTGCGCGAGCTGGCGCGCCGGCAGAGCAGCTGGCGGGCGACGGGAGACCTCGACACCGCCCTCAGGGCCTGGGGCGTGCCCGGCATCGCCGGGGTCGACACGCGGCGGCTGACCCGTCACATCCGCGAGGCCGGGGCCATGCCCGCCGCGTTCGGCCCGCTGGGCGAGGGCGGCACCGATCCGGAGAGCCTGCTCGCCGCGGCTCGCGCCGAGCCCGGCACCGACGGCGTCGACCTCGTGGCCACGGTGACGTGCGACGCGCCGTACACGGTGGGGGACGGTCCGTGGCGGGTGGTCGCCTACGACTTCGGCATCAAGACCACCATCCTCCGCCACCTGGCCGAGATCGCCACCGTCGAGGTCGTGCCGGCCTCCACCCCGGCCGCAGACGTGCTGGCCCGTCGCCCGCACGGGGTCTTCCTGTCGAACGGGCCGGGCGACCCGGCCGCGGTGGTCGGCGCGGTGGACCACATCGGCGGCCTGCTCGGCGAGGTGCCGGTGTTCGGCATCTGCCTCGGCCACCAGCTGCTGGCGACCGCGCTCGGCGGGAGCACCTACAAGCTCACGTTCGGGCACCACGGGGGCAACCACCCGGTGCGCCGGCTCGCCACCGGCAGGGTGGAGATCACCAGCCAGAACCACAACTACGCGGTGGCGGAGGGCTCGCTCACCGACGCCGACGTCACCCACGTCAACCTGAACGACGGGGTCATCGAGGGCATCCGGTGCCGGGAGCTCCCCGCCTTCGGCGTGCAGTACCACCCCGAGGCGGGTCCCGGCCCGCACGACGCCCGCTACCTGTTCGAGGAGTTCCGCCTGCTCATGGAATCGTTCGGGACGCGCTGA
- the nusB gene encoding transcription antitermination factor NusB translates to MSAPGDPRPAWGRRDARERALGLLYEAEMKGVDPREVLVALPVPADPYTADVVAGVGERRAELDAHLARLARGWTVERMPAVDRAILRLAAFELLGRPDVPTAVVIDEAVELAKRFSTDDSGRFVNGVLARLATEVRDGGEGGC, encoded by the coding sequence GTGAGCGCACCGGGTGATCCCCGCCCCGCGTGGGGGCGTCGAGACGCCCGGGAGCGGGCCCTCGGGCTCCTCTACGAGGCCGAGATGAAGGGCGTGGACCCTCGCGAGGTGCTCGTCGCCCTCCCCGTGCCCGCCGATCCCTACACCGCCGACGTGGTCGCGGGGGTGGGCGAGCGCCGGGCGGAGCTGGACGCCCACCTCGCCCGGCTGGCGCGGGGGTGGACCGTCGAGCGGATGCCTGCGGTCGACCGGGCGATCCTGCGGCTGGCAGCCTTCGAGCTCCTGGGCCGGCCCGACGTGCCGACGGCGGTGGTGATCGACGAGGCGGTCGAGCTGGCCAAGCGGTTCTCGACCGACGACTCGGGCCGGTTCGTGAACGGCGTCCTGGCCCGCCTGGCCACCGAGGTCCGCGACGGCGGCGAGGGGGGCTGCTGA
- the carB gene encoding carbamoyl-phosphate synthase large subunit translates to MPKRTDLQTILIIGSGPIVIGQACEFDYSGTQACRVLRSEGYRVVLANSNPATIMTDPDFADRTYVEPLDVDVLARIVERERPDAVLPTLGGQTALNLAMALVERGVLDDLGVELIGAKAEAIATAEDRERFKEAMVEIGLGLPESGFAHDLDEAMDVVDRIALPVIVRPSYILGGRGTGIASTLDEFRRIASAGLDASPITEILIERSIAGWKEYELEVMRDRADNCVVVCSIENFDPMGVHTGDSITVAPAQTLSDVEYQVMRDAAFACIRRVGVETGGSNIQFAVDPATGEQVVIEMNPRVSRSSALASKATGFPIAKIAARLAVGYTLDEIPNDITRKTPASFEPTIDYVVTKVPRWAFEKLPGSSGVLGTQMQSVGEAMAIGRTFTESFQKGMRSLETGRLGLGCDPAERLLDTLDDGELLAQAAVATPDRAFQLEALLRRGLSVEQVHEATKVDPWFLDQISMIVDERHHLAEVGIADMTRGDWRRAKRLGFSDGQLAYLWGVDELEVRRSRVAAGVRAVFKTVDTCGAEFEAATPYHYSTYEDEDEVRPSEGSKVVILGSGPNRIGQGIEFDYCCVHASFALRDAGYETVMINCNPETVSTDYDTSDRLYFEPLTREDVLNVLEAEQPVGVVVSLGGQTPLKLASLLPPELIVGTSPESIDRAEDRERWNALCAHLEIPQPPGGTAADIEEALAVVDRVGYPVLVRPSYVLGGRAMEIVYDEMSLRRAMEELTHAGSLGREGGLSAERPVLIDRFLEDAVEVDVDAIRDATGEVLIGGVMEHVEEAGVHSGDSACVLPPPSLAPEVVEVIEGYTRAIAGALDVRGLINVQYAVKQGQVFVIEANPRASRTVPFVAKATGVPLAKVASRVMLGATLAGLRDEGLLRPPVAGDHVSVKEAVLPFSRFPDVDTVLGPEMRSTGEVMGIDLTVGLAFAKSQIAAGNRLPESGTVFLSLADRDKEAALQAARGFRDLGFEIVATAGTAAHLEANAVPVAQVVAKLGEGAPDAVALIAGGQVDLVVNTPRGRGSRADGGYIRMTANIHKVPCLTTVAAAAAAVNGMADWARHELRVRSLQEYHQGVQGDQLALPL, encoded by the coding sequence GTGCCCAAGCGGACCGATCTCCAGACGATCCTGATCATCGGCTCCGGGCCGATCGTGATCGGCCAGGCCTGCGAGTTCGACTACTCCGGCACCCAGGCCTGCCGGGTGCTGCGGTCGGAGGGCTACCGGGTCGTGCTGGCCAACTCCAATCCGGCCACGATCATGACCGACCCCGACTTCGCCGATCGCACCTACGTCGAGCCCCTCGACGTCGACGTCCTGGCCCGCATCGTGGAGCGGGAGCGGCCCGACGCCGTGCTCCCGACCCTGGGGGGCCAGACCGCCCTGAACCTCGCCATGGCGCTGGTGGAGCGGGGCGTGCTCGACGACCTCGGGGTCGAGCTCATCGGGGCCAAGGCCGAGGCCATCGCCACCGCCGAGGATCGGGAGCGGTTCAAGGAGGCCATGGTCGAGATCGGCCTCGGGCTGCCCGAGTCGGGCTTCGCCCACGACCTCGACGAGGCCATGGACGTCGTCGACCGCATCGCCCTGCCGGTGATCGTGCGGCCGAGCTACATCCTGGGTGGCCGGGGCACCGGGATCGCCAGCACCCTCGACGAGTTCCGCCGGATCGCCTCGGCCGGCCTCGACGCCAGCCCGATCACCGAGATCCTGATCGAGCGCTCCATCGCCGGGTGGAAGGAGTACGAGCTCGAGGTGATGCGCGACCGGGCCGACAACTGTGTGGTCGTGTGCTCGATCGAGAACTTCGACCCCATGGGCGTCCACACCGGCGACTCGATCACCGTCGCCCCTGCCCAGACCCTCTCCGACGTCGAGTACCAGGTGATGCGCGACGCCGCCTTCGCGTGCATCCGCCGAGTCGGCGTGGAGACGGGGGGCTCGAACATCCAGTTCGCGGTCGACCCGGCGACCGGCGAGCAGGTCGTCATCGAGATGAACCCGAGGGTGAGCCGCTCGTCGGCGCTGGCCTCGAAGGCCACCGGCTTCCCGATCGCCAAGATCGCGGCGCGCCTGGCGGTCGGCTACACCCTCGACGAGATCCCGAACGACATCACCCGCAAGACCCCGGCCAGCTTCGAGCCGACGATCGACTACGTGGTCACCAAGGTGCCCCGGTGGGCCTTCGAGAAGCTCCCCGGCTCGAGCGGGGTGCTGGGCACGCAGATGCAATCGGTGGGCGAGGCCATGGCCATCGGCCGCACCTTCACCGAATCGTTCCAGAAGGGGATGCGCTCGCTCGAGACCGGCCGCCTCGGTCTCGGCTGCGACCCGGCCGAGCGGCTGCTCGACACCCTCGACGACGGCGAGCTGCTGGCGCAGGCCGCGGTGGCCACGCCCGACCGGGCCTTCCAGCTGGAGGCCCTCCTGCGGCGAGGGCTGTCGGTCGAGCAGGTCCACGAGGCGACGAAGGTCGACCCGTGGTTCCTCGACCAGATCTCCATGATCGTCGACGAGCGCCACCACCTGGCCGAGGTCGGCATCGCCGACATGACCCGTGGCGACTGGCGGCGAGCCAAGCGGCTGGGCTTCTCGGACGGCCAGCTGGCGTACCTGTGGGGCGTCGACGAGCTCGAGGTGCGCCGGAGCCGGGTGGCCGCCGGGGTGCGGGCCGTGTTCAAGACCGTCGACACCTGCGGCGCCGAGTTCGAGGCGGCCACCCCGTACCACTACTCCACCTACGAGGACGAGGACGAGGTCCGGCCCAGCGAGGGCTCCAAGGTGGTGATCCTCGGGAGCGGCCCCAACCGCATCGGGCAGGGCATCGAGTTCGACTACTGCTGTGTGCACGCCAGCTTCGCCCTGCGCGACGCCGGCTACGAGACGGTGATGATCAACTGCAACCCGGAGACGGTGTCGACCGACTACGACACCAGCGACCGGCTCTACTTCGAGCCGCTCACGCGCGAGGACGTCCTGAACGTGCTCGAGGCCGAGCAGCCGGTGGGCGTGGTGGTGTCGCTCGGCGGTCAGACGCCCCTCAAGCTGGCCTCGCTGCTCCCGCCGGAGCTGATCGTCGGGACCAGCCCCGAGAGCATCGACCGGGCCGAGGACCGGGAGCGGTGGAACGCGCTGTGCGCCCACCTGGAGATCCCGCAGCCGCCCGGGGGCACGGCCGCCGACATCGAGGAGGCGCTCGCGGTCGTCGACCGGGTGGGCTACCCGGTGCTGGTGCGCCCCTCCTACGTGCTCGGGGGCCGGGCCATGGAGATCGTCTACGACGAGATGAGCCTCCGGCGCGCCATGGAGGAGCTGACCCACGCCGGGAGCCTCGGCCGCGAGGGGGGGCTCTCGGCCGAGCGGCCCGTGCTGATCGACCGCTTCCTGGAGGACGCCGTCGAGGTCGACGTCGACGCCATCCGGGACGCCACCGGGGAGGTCCTCATCGGTGGCGTGATGGAGCACGTGGAGGAGGCCGGGGTGCACTCGGGCGACTCCGCCTGCGTGCTGCCGCCGCCCAGCCTGGCCCCCGAGGTGGTCGAGGTGATCGAGGGCTACACCAGGGCCATCGCGGGCGCCCTCGACGTGCGGGGCCTGATCAACGTGCAGTACGCGGTCAAGCAGGGCCAGGTGTTCGTGATCGAGGCGAACCCCCGTGCCAGCCGCACCGTCCCCTTCGTGGCCAAGGCGACCGGCGTGCCCCTGGCCAAGGTCGCGTCGCGCGTGATGCTCGGCGCCACGCTGGCGGGCCTGCGCGACGAGGGGCTCCTGCGCCCGCCGGTCGCCGGCGACCACGTGTCGGTGAAGGAGGCGGTGCTGCCCTTCAGCCGCTTCCCCGACGTCGACACCGTCCTCGGGCCGGAGATGCGCTCCACCGGGGAGGTGATGGGCATCGACCTCACCGTCGGGCTCGCCTTCGCCAAGAGCCAGATCGCCGCAGGCAACCGTCTGCCCGAATCGGGCACCGTGTTCCTCTCGCTGGCCGACCGCGACAAGGAGGCCGCCCTGCAGGCCGCCCGCGGGTTCCGCGACCTCGGCTTCGAGATCGTCGCCACCGCGGGCACGGCTGCGCACCTCGAGGCCAACGCCGTCCCCGTCGCCCAGGTCGTGGCCAAGCTCGGTGAGGGCGCACCGGATGCCGTCGCGCTCATCGCCGGCGGGCAGGTCGACCTGGTCGTGAACACGCCCCGCGGCCGGGGCTCGAGGGCCGACGGCGGCTACATCCGGATGACCGCCAACATCCACAAGGTGCCGTGCCTCACGACGGTCGCGGCGGCGGCCGCGGCCGTGAACGGCATGGCCGACTGGGCTCGTCACGAGCTCCGGGTCCGGAGCCTCCAGGAGTACCACCAGGGGGTGCAGGGCGATCAGCTGGCTCTCCCGCTCTGA
- a CDS encoding GNAT family N-acetyltransferase: MGLALPEPPLSDGSIALRPWRDGDEKALAEAWADPEIRRWTAVPSRRSRNVAWRWIRGEEARRASGAALDLVIVPQAAAGILGEVGLSHVDLVERCARIGYWVTAPARRHGVATRAVRLLAGWALGPGLGLDRLELEADARNVASVRVAERCGFLRTGERRLRATPAGPVELDVWERQSPA; encoded by the coding sequence ATGGGCCTCGCCCTCCCGGAGCCGCCGCTGTCGGACGGCTCGATCGCCCTCCGGCCGTGGCGGGACGGCGACGAGAAGGCCCTGGCCGAGGCGTGGGCCGACCCCGAGATCCGCCGCTGGACCGCGGTGCCCAGCCGTCGCTCGAGGAACGTGGCGTGGCGCTGGATCCGGGGCGAAGAGGCCCGGCGGGCGTCCGGGGCGGCCCTCGACCTGGTGATCGTGCCGCAGGCCGCCGCCGGGATCCTGGGGGAGGTGGGCCTGAGCCACGTCGACCTCGTCGAGCGGTGCGCGAGGATCGGCTACTGGGTGACGGCGCCGGCCCGGCGCCACGGGGTGGCCACCCGGGCGGTTCGCCTGCTCGCCGGCTGGGCCCTCGGCCCCGGGCTGGGCCTCGACCGCCTCGAGCTGGAGGCCGACGCCCGCAACGTCGCCTCGGTGCGAGTGGCCGAGCGGTGCGGGTTCCTGCGCACGGGGGAGCGTCGGCTGCGGGCCACGCCCGCGGGCCCGGTGGAGCTCGACGTGTGGGAGCGGCAGTCCCCGGCCTGA
- a CDS encoding aspartate carbamoyltransferase catalytic subunit yields MSHLLSVADLGRDGLDELLRLTDRFTEVSERAIPRVPALRGKTVVSLFYEDSTRTRLSFETAARRLSADVMNFGVGASSVSKGESLRDTVETIEALGADAIVVRHRSAGVPWQITRWVDAAVVNAGDGWHEHPTQAILDCYALRERRGGLSGLRIGIVGDVKHSRVARSDVFAFTSLGAEVVLVAPPTLLPPSLEGWPVTVSHDLDAVLPGLDVLYLLRIQRERMTEALLPSLREYTARYGLTRRRVERLGADALVMHPGPMNRGVEIAAEVTELPCSLVTSQVRHGVAVRMAVLYLLLGSGVSLTDG; encoded by the coding sequence GTGAGCCACCTCCTGTCGGTCGCCGACCTCGGCCGTGACGGGCTCGACGAGCTGCTGCGGCTCACCGACCGGTTCACCGAGGTGAGCGAGCGGGCCATCCCCCGGGTGCCGGCACTGCGGGGCAAGACGGTGGTCTCCCTCTTCTACGAGGACTCCACCCGCACGCGGCTCTCGTTCGAGACCGCAGCCCGCCGGCTGTCGGCCGACGTCATGAACTTCGGGGTCGGCGCCTCGTCGGTCAGCAAGGGCGAGTCGCTGCGCGACACGGTCGAGACCATCGAGGCCCTCGGCGCCGACGCCATCGTGGTCCGCCACCGCTCGGCGGGGGTGCCGTGGCAGATCACCCGCTGGGTGGACGCGGCCGTCGTCAACGCCGGCGACGGCTGGCACGAGCACCCGACCCAGGCCATCCTCGACTGCTACGCGCTCCGCGAGCGGCGGGGCGGGCTGTCGGGTCTCCGCATCGGGATCGTGGGCGACGTGAAGCACTCGCGGGTCGCGAGGTCCGACGTGTTCGCCTTCACGAGCCTCGGCGCCGAGGTGGTGCTGGTGGCGCCGCCCACGCTCCTGCCACCCAGCCTCGAGGGCTGGCCGGTGACGGTGAGCCACGACCTGGACGCCGTCCTGCCCGGGCTCGACGTGCTGTACCTGCTGCGCATCCAGCGGGAGCGCATGACGGAGGCCCTGCTGCCGTCGCTCCGCGAGTACACGGCCCGCTACGGGCTCACGCGCCGGCGGGTGGAGCGGCTCGGGGCCGACGCCCTGGTGATGCACCCCGGCCCCATGAACCGCGGCGTCGAGATCGCGGCCGAGGTCACCGAGCTCCCCTGCTCGCTCGTGACCAGCCAGGTTCGCCACGGCGTGGCCGTGCGCATGGCCGTCCTGTACCTGCTGCTGGGCTCGGGGGTGTCGCTCACCGATGGCTGA
- a CDS encoding aminopeptidase P family protein, which produces MDVAGRLARLRERAADAGCDAVLVTSLLNVRWLTGFTGSAGLLLVRPDDALLVTDGRYAERAAAELAESGAEVRLVVARTQAAQRDEVVSVASGVRRVGLEAGAVTWAEQRSFAETWFPSAELVPTERLAEELRLVKDPGEVARIEAAAAIVDRALAAVRPLLVERPTERTFARALDDEILDLGADGTSFDTIVAGGPNASQPHARPGDRPIGPGEPVVVDVGARVDGYCSDMTRTLVVGEPTPTVRRLLEVVDAARAAGVAAVRAGVAGADVDRACRELIAEAGWGEQFVHGTGHGVGLEIHEHPRLGATSPDLLAAGHVVTVEPGVYLAGEAGVRIEDLLVVDPDGCRVLTRTPHGAVLA; this is translated from the coding sequence ATGGACGTCGCCGGTCGCCTGGCCAGGCTGCGCGAGCGCGCCGCCGACGCCGGTTGCGACGCCGTGCTCGTCACCTCGCTCCTGAACGTCCGCTGGCTCACCGGCTTCACCGGATCGGCCGGCCTGCTGCTCGTGCGGCCCGACGACGCGCTGCTCGTCACCGACGGCCGCTACGCCGAGCGGGCCGCCGCGGAGCTGGCCGAGTCGGGGGCCGAGGTCCGCCTCGTGGTCGCCCGCACGCAGGCCGCCCAGCGGGACGAGGTGGTGTCGGTGGCGTCGGGCGTGCGGCGAGTCGGCCTCGAGGCCGGCGCCGTCACGTGGGCCGAGCAGCGGTCGTTCGCCGAGACCTGGTTCCCCTCGGCCGAGCTGGTGCCCACCGAGCGGCTGGCGGAGGAGCTCCGCCTGGTGAAGGACCCGGGCGAGGTGGCACGCATCGAGGCCGCGGCGGCGATCGTCGACCGGGCGCTGGCCGCGGTGCGCCCCCTCCTCGTCGAGCGGCCCACCGAGCGGACCTTCGCCCGGGCCCTCGACGACGAGATCCTCGACCTGGGCGCCGACGGCACCTCGTTCGACACGATCGTCGCCGGGGGCCCGAACGCGTCGCAGCCCCACGCCCGCCCGGGGGACCGGCCGATCGGCCCGGGCGAGCCGGTGGTGGTCGACGTGGGAGCGCGCGTCGACGGCTACTGCTCCGACATGACCCGCACGCTGGTGGTCGGCGAGCCGACGCCGACCGTGCGCCGCCTGCTCGAGGTGGTCGACGCGGCCCGGGCCGCCGGGGTGGCCGCGGTCCGCGCCGGCGTGGCCGGTGCCGACGTCGACCGGGCGTGCCGCGAGCTGATCGCCGAGGCCGGGTGGGGCGAGCAGTTCGTGCACGGCACCGGCCACGGTGTCGGCCTCGAGATCCACGAGCACCCCCGTCTGGGCGCGACGTCGCCGGATCTCCTGGCGGCCGGCCACGTGGTCACGGTCGAGCCCGGCGTGTACCTTGCCGGAGAGGCGGGTGTGCGCATCGAGGACCTGCTCGTGGTCGATCCCGACGGTTGCCGGGTGCTCACCCGCACGCCCCACGGCGCCGTGCTGGCCTGA
- the efp gene encoding elongation factor P → MPSITTNDLKNGMTLDLDGTLFTVVGFQHVKPGKGGAFVRTTLKNARTGAVIDRTFRAGEKVEQAILDKRDMQFLYREGDDVVFMDTTTYDQLHVAPEALGAAASYLVEGSTANLQMYQGEVVATEIAASVELGVAETEPGVQGDRVSGARKPATLETGLVVQVPLFVNIGDRIKVDTRSGEYITRV, encoded by the coding sequence ATGCCATCGATCACGACCAACGACCTGAAGAACGGGATGACCCTCGACCTCGACGGCACCCTGTTCACGGTCGTCGGGTTCCAGCACGTCAAGCCGGGCAAGGGCGGGGCCTTCGTGCGCACCACCCTGAAGAACGCCCGCACCGGCGCGGTGATCGACCGCACGTTCCGTGCGGGGGAGAAGGTGGAGCAGGCGATCCTCGACAAGCGCGACATGCAGTTCCTGTACCGCGAGGGCGACGACGTCGTGTTCATGGACACGACGACGTACGACCAGCTCCACGTGGCCCCGGAGGCCCTGGGGGCGGCGGCCAGCTACCTGGTCGAGGGCTCCACCGCGAACCTGCAGATGTACCAGGGCGAGGTGGTCGCCACCGAGATCGCGGCCTCGGTCGAGCTGGGGGTGGCCGAGACCGAGCCCGGCGTGCAGGGCGACCGGGTGTCCGGTGCCCGCAAGCCCGCCACCCTGGAGACCGGGCTCGTGGTGCAGGTGCCGCTGTTCGTCAACATCGGCGACCGCATCAAGGTCGACACCCGAAGCGGCGAGTACATCACCCGCGTGTGA
- a CDS encoding dihydroorotase, whose translation MADLLLRGGRVLDATGSRDADVLVAEGRVAAVGPGLDAPAGSRVLDAGGCVVAPGLVDLHTHLREPGREEAETVETGSRAAALGGYTAVLAMPNTEPAIDGAAVVREVQVLGAAALCHVAVSAAITVGRAGERLTPMAELAALGVRWFTDDGTGVQDARLMRRAFEYASGLGVVLAQHCEDAALAGGGHMHEGEVSSRLGVPGQPAEAEELMVARDIALARLTGGRIHFQHLSTAGSVAMVRAARSGGLAVTCEATPHHLCLTDGCLVGFDPVFKVNPPLRTATDTAAVRAGLADGTIDAIATDHAPHTQEAKEQPLDQAPPGMIGLETALAVAVTEAGLRIERLLALLSWQPARLAGLSRHGGPIEPGRPANLCVVDPAATWVVEPARSASRSRNTPFAGRRLTGRVRHTVFEGEAVVVDGEARR comes from the coding sequence ATGGCTGATCTGCTGCTGCGAGGAGGCCGGGTGCTCGACGCCACCGGCTCGAGGGATGCCGACGTGCTGGTCGCCGAGGGCCGGGTGGCGGCGGTGGGGCCCGGGCTCGACGCGCCCGCGGGCTCGCGGGTGCTCGACGCCGGCGGGTGCGTCGTCGCCCCGGGGCTGGTCGACCTGCACACCCACCTGCGCGAGCCTGGCCGGGAGGAGGCCGAGACCGTGGAGACGGGCTCGCGTGCCGCGGCCCTCGGCGGCTACACCGCGGTCCTGGCCATGCCCAACACCGAGCCCGCGATCGACGGCGCCGCCGTGGTGCGCGAGGTCCAGGTGCTCGGCGCCGCCGCTCTGTGCCACGTGGCGGTGTCGGCCGCGATCACCGTCGGGCGGGCGGGTGAGCGGCTCACCCCCATGGCCGAGCTGGCGGCCCTGGGGGTGCGGTGGTTCACCGACGACGGCACCGGCGTGCAGGACGCCCGGCTCATGCGGCGGGCGTTCGAGTACGCGTCGGGGCTCGGCGTCGTCCTGGCCCAGCACTGCGAGGACGCGGCGCTGGCCGGCGGGGGCCACATGCACGAGGGCGAGGTGTCGAGCCGGCTCGGCGTGCCGGGGCAGCCGGCCGAGGCCGAGGAGCTGATGGTGGCGCGTGACATCGCCCTCGCCCGGCTGACGGGAGGCCGGATCCACTTCCAGCACCTGTCCACCGCCGGGTCGGTGGCGATGGTGCGGGCGGCGCGGTCGGGTGGCCTGGCCGTGACCTGCGAGGCGACCCCGCACCACCTGTGCCTCACCGACGGCTGCCTCGTCGGCTTCGACCCGGTCTTCAAGGTGAACCCGCCCCTGCGCACCGCCACCGACACCGCCGCGGTGCGGGCCGGGCTGGCCGACGGCACCATCGACGCCATCGCCACCGACCACGCCCCACACACCCAGGAGGCGAAGGAGCAGCCGCTCGACCAGGCCCCGCCCGGGATGATCGGGCTGGAGACGGCGCTGGCCGTGGCCGTCACCGAGGCCGGGCTCCGGATCGAGCGTCTCCTTGCCCTTCTCTCCTGGCAGCCGGCCCGCCTGGCCGGCTTGAGCCGCCACGGTGGCCCGATCGAGCCGGGGCGGCCCGCGAACCTCTGCGTCGTCGACCCGGCCGCGACGTGGGTCGTCGAGCCCGCCCGCTCGGCCAGCCGGAGCCGCAACACGCCCTTCGCCGGCCGCCGCCTCACCGGCCGCGTCCGGCACACGGTGTTCGAGGGCGAGGCCGTCGTGGTCGACGGGGAGGCCCGGCGGTGA
- the pyrR gene encoding bifunctional pyr operon transcriptional regulator/uracil phosphoribosyltransferase PyrR, with product MSRTRVLDAADVHRAILRIAHEIIERNRGLDGVVLLGLQTGGVPLARALADAIEQIDGTRVEVGTLDVALHRDDVGLRPVLPEAETDIPMELSGLIVVLVDDVLFTGRTVRAALDALTSFGRPRAVQLAVMVDRGHRELPIRPDYVGKNLPTRRDEMVNVTLDGVDLGEVRK from the coding sequence ATGTCCCGGACCCGCGTGCTCGACGCTGCCGACGTCCACCGGGCCATCCTGCGCATCGCCCACGAGATCATCGAGCGCAACCGCGGGCTGGACGGGGTCGTGCTGCTCGGTCTGCAGACCGGCGGGGTGCCGCTGGCCCGGGCCCTGGCCGACGCCATCGAGCAGATCGACGGCACCCGGGTCGAGGTGGGCACCCTCGACGTGGCCCTCCACCGCGACGACGTGGGGCTCCGCCCGGTGCTCCCGGAGGCCGAGACGGACATCCCGATGGAGCTGTCCGGGCTGATCGTCGTCCTGGTCGACGACGTGCTGTTCACGGGCCGCACGGTGCGGGCCGCCCTCGACGCGCTCACGTCCTTCGGGCGGCCCCGCGCCGTGCAGCTGGCGGTGATGGTCGATCGGGGCCACCGCGAGCTGCCGATCCGTCCGGACTACGTGGGCAAGAACCTGCCGACGCGGCGCGACGAGATGGTGAACGTCACCCTCGACGGCGTCGACCTGGGCGAGGTCCGGAAGTGA
- a CDS encoding 3-dehydroquinate dehydratase yields the protein MSPPIVLLLSGPNLDLLGQRQPEIYGTATLDDHVATARASAEAAGLRLEHVQSNHEGDLVEAIHGARGRCAAIVVNAGALTHYAWSIHDALAAFDGVVVELHLSNPAAREPWRHTSVVAPVADGAVVGFGGLGYELAIEAVARLLASGR from the coding sequence ATGAGTCCACCGATCGTGCTGCTCCTGTCGGGGCCCAACCTGGACCTGCTGGGGCAGCGGCAGCCCGAGATCTACGGCACGGCCACCCTCGACGACCACGTGGCCACCGCGCGCGCCTCGGCCGAGGCGGCAGGGCTCCGGCTGGAGCACGTGCAGAGCAACCACGAGGGCGACCTGGTCGAGGCGATCCACGGCGCGCGCGGACGCTGCGCAGCGATCGTGGTCAACGCCGGTGCGCTCACGCACTACGCCTGGTCGATCCACGACGCCCTGGCCGCGTTCGACGGCGTCGTGGTGGAGCTGCACCTGTCGAACCCCGCCGCTCGGGAGCCCTGGCGGCACACCTCGGTCGTCGCGCCGGTCGCCGACGGCGCCGTGGTCGGCTTCGGCGGGCTGGGCTACGAGCTGGCGATCGAGGCCGTGGCCCGGCTCCTCGCGTCCGGCCGGTGA